Genomic window (Anaerolineae bacterium):
AGGATCCCCCCATCGTGCACCGGGATATCAAACCCAGCAACCTCAAACTCACCCCCGGAGGGCTGATCAAACTGGTGGACTTCGGGCTGGTCAAAGTGCTTCAGGCCGAAGAGGTCACCGTGACCGTCATTCAGGGCCGGGGCTCGGCGTATTACACCCCGCTGGAACAATACGGCGGCGATACCGGGCGCACCGATGTGCGTAGCGACATCTACGCTTTTGGGGCCACCCTTTACCACCTCTTGACCAACGCCCCGCCCCCGTCGGCACGGGACCGCTTCCTGAACCCCGCCGTTTTTCACCCACCGCGGCACTACAACCCCAACATCAGTCCTCGCACCGAGCGCGCCATTCTCTGGGCCATGCAGTTACACCCCGACGACCGCCCCCCGGACATCGCCATCTTCCGCCAGGCCTTGTTGGGAACCTGGACGCCACAAATGGCCCCCGTCCCTCAGGCCACCTGGCGCGACTTGTGGGACTCCCCGGTGGAGCGCACGCTGATCCTCCTTGCCGGGGTCCTGGCCCTCGTTGCCCTGCTGGTCAGCCTTCCCTGAACCCCACCCCAAAGCGTCTCTTGTGGGGGCCAGCGCACCGCCCACCCAGCCGCAAACGAACCGCACTCCGGAGACCTTCT
Coding sequences:
- a CDS encoding serine/threonine protein kinase, whose protein sequence is MSGLLPGTTLRERYRIRQVIGRGGMGNVYLAEDLRLAGRLCAVKEVVHDPVLPAHLIAEAREQFFREATVLAHLDHPNLPKVSDFFSEENRDYLVMDYIPGKDLQALVEEIRHQGRFLPESQVLAWAAQIADALEYLHGQDPPIVHRDIKPSNLKLTPGGLIKLVDFGLVKVLQAEEVTVTVIQGRGSAYYTPLEQYGGDTGRTDVRSDIYAFGATLYHLLTNAPPPSARDRFLNPAVFHPPRHYNPNISPRTERAILWAMQLHPDDRPPDIAIFRQALLGTWTPQMAPVPQATWRDLWDSPVERTLILLAGVLALVALLVSLP